A section of the Candidatus Latescibacterota bacterium genome encodes:
- a CDS encoding carbohydrate-binding family 9-like protein, with amino-acid sequence MKTRWLILLALLAPTAALADDFPLPQLDLDTWKPLGYACGRAEQPPVIDGRLDDAAWGRSEWTPDFVDIRGGSAPTPRHRTRVKMLWDDDYLYIGADLEEPHLWATLTQRDAVIYHDNDFELFIDPDGDTHDYYELEINALGTVWDLLLTAPYRDGGHAVDSWDIAGLKSAVHLDGTLNDPSDTDRGWSVELALPWTVLEECAAQGRPPQCKDTWRVNFSRVQWQLDVVDGAYRKRVDPETGRPLPEDNWVWSPQGLVAMHYPEMWGFLHFGGKESGGFVFRETLSRFRRFYYAQKRYYAQTERYARDLDELAVRVPVSEAWRSFSLDVSPIGYSASGYDASTNRYGFIDDSGCERTHPGKPRSFY; translated from the coding sequence ATGAAGACGCGGTGGCTGATCCTGCTCGCACTGCTCGCGCCCACGGCGGCGCTCGCGGACGACTTCCCCCTGCCGCAGCTGGACCTCGATACGTGGAAACCGCTGGGCTACGCCTGCGGCCGCGCGGAGCAACCCCCAGTGATCGACGGCCGCCTCGACGACGCGGCCTGGGGGCGCAGCGAGTGGACACCGGATTTCGTGGACATCCGCGGCGGGTCCGCACCCACTCCCCGCCACCGCACCCGCGTCAAGATGCTCTGGGACGACGACTACCTCTACATCGGCGCCGACCTGGAGGAGCCCCATCTCTGGGCGACGCTCACCCAGCGCGACGCTGTGATCTACCACGACAACGACTTCGAGCTGTTCATCGACCCCGACGGCGACACCCACGACTACTACGAGCTGGAGATCAACGCCCTGGGCACGGTCTGGGATCTGTTGCTCACCGCCCCCTACCGCGACGGCGGGCACGCCGTGGACAGCTGGGACATCGCGGGGCTGAAGAGCGCCGTGCACCTGGACGGCACGCTCAACGACCCTTCGGACACCGACCGCGGCTGGAGCGTCGAGCTGGCGCTGCCCTGGACCGTGCTGGAAGAGTGCGCGGCGCAGGGGAGACCCCCGCAGTGCAAGGACACCTGGCGCGTGAACTTCTCCCGCGTGCAGTGGCAGCTCGACGTGGTCGACGGCGCCTACCGGAAGCGCGTCGACCCCGAGACCGGAAGGCCTCTGCCCGAGGACAACTGGGTCTGGTCGCCGCAGGGGCTCGTGGCCATGCACTATCCGGAGATGTGGGGATTCTTACACTTCGGGGGCAAGGAGAGCGGTGGTTTCGTCTTCCGTGAGACGCTGTCGAGGTTTCGCCGCTTCTACTACGCTCAGAAGCGCTACTACGCTCAGACAGAACGCTACGCACGGGACCTGGACGAGTTGGCCGTGAGAGTGCCCGTGTCCGAAGCATGGCGGTCGTTCAGCCTCGATGTGAGCCCCATTGGCTACTCGGCATCTGGGTACGATGCAAGCACCAACCGCTACGGATTCATCGACGATTCCGGGTGTGAGCGGACGCACCCCGGGAAACCCCGGTCCTTCTACTAA